From a single Silene latifolia isolate original U9 population chromosome 6, ASM4854445v1, whole genome shotgun sequence genomic region:
- the LOC141586009 gene encoding uncharacterized protein LOC141586009 — protein MLSSRCRYSFQSSLYYVHNNFQHFHLYSTKSPNQSNNSPENHQIYSDYLVNNLGLSPQKALSASTRLRFKYGNYFKFCDNANSVVDFLKQHDFDDTHIIKIVFSYPQILTYNVDKTLKPKFKLLQDYGCSGFNLISVISKNPKFLSTDMDKIINDLKEIMGSNENMVKLFRSSHFFMTSSGLINIALLKNGYGVDNNAIRNGILHHSASYLRKPEFFRNILIRVEEELGIPRNSGMFLYGVYLLCNYSKETMDSKCQLLKSFGWTEYDISELIRRQPNLFVISEENMRKKLGFLMTELGYKPDFIATRACLLGFSLEKRLAPRHRVLSVLKEKDLLDCTFYTAVLKNEKQFLQMLESFKEDVPGLLELYQSSKGCCNTISKRC, from the coding sequence ATGCTGAGTTCTCGTTGCAGATACAGCTTTCAATCAAGCCTGTATTATGTGCATAATAATTTCCAACATTTTCATCTCTATTCAACCAAATCCCCAAATCAATCAAACAATTCACCCGAAAATCATCAAATTTATTCtgattatttagttaataatCTGGGTTTGTCTCCTCAAAAAGCTCTCTCCGCTTCCACTAGATTACGTTTCAAGTATGGTAATTACTTCAAATTCTGTGATAATGCTAATTCTGTTGTTGATTTCTTAAAACAACATGATTTTGATGATACCCATATTATAAAGATTGTATTTTCTTACCCTCAAATCTTAACTTATAATGTTGATAAAACCCTAAAACCCAAATTTAAGCTTCTTCAAGATTATGGTTGTTCTGGGTTTAATTTAATTTCTGTTATTtcaaaaaaccctaaatttttatcAACAGATATGGATAAAATTATCAATGATCTCAAGGAAATTATGGGCAGTAATGAAAACATGGTGAAACTTTTTAGATCATCTCATTTTTTCATGACTTCATCTggtttgattaatattgcattgTTGAAGAATGGGTATGGTGTTGATAATAACGCTATTCGGAATGGAATTCTTCATCATTCCGCATCTTATTTGAGAAAACCCGAGTTTTTTCGAAATATATTGATTAGGGTTGAAGAGGAATTAGGGATTCCTCGAAATTCTGGGATGTTTTTGTATGGTGTGTATTTGCTGTGTAATTATAGTAAGGAGACGATGGACTCGAAATGTCAGCTGTTAAAAAGCTTTGGATGGACTGAATATGATATTTCTGAATTAATTAGGAGACAGCCTAATCTTTTCGTAATATCTGAAGAAAATATGAGGAAAAAGTTGGGTTTTTTGATGACTGAGCTTGGTTACAAGCCTGATTTCATAGCTACACGTGCTTGTTTGTTGGGTTTTAGCCTCGAGAAGCGATTGGCGCCTAGGCATCGGGTGTTGTCGGTTTTGAAGGAGAAGGATTTGTTAGATTGCACCTTCTATACTGCGGTCCTTAAAAATGAGAAGCAGTTCTTACAGATGCTTGAATCTTTTAAGGAGGATGTACCAGGTCTTCTTGAACTTTATCAAAGTAGCAAAGGTTGTTGCAACACCATTTCGAAGCGATGCTAA